A part of Kwoniella dejecticola CBS 10117 chromosome 5, complete sequence genomic DNA contains:
- a CDS encoding vacuolar protein 8 has translation MGGVSSCCGPRRKNNYEPLLLENEREAVADLLQYLENRTTTNFFSGSPLAALTTLSFSDNVDLQRSAALAFAEITEKEVREVGRDTLDPVLYLLTSHDHEVQRAASAALGNLAVNAENKLLIVSLGGLEPLIRQMLSSNVEVQCNAVGCITNLATHDENKTQIAKSGALIPLTRLAKSKDMRVQRNATGALLNMTHSDENRQQLVSAGAIPVLVSLLNSPDTDVQYYCTTALSNIAVDGTNRKRLASSEPKLVQSLVQLMDSQSLKVQCQAALALRNLASDEKYQLEIVKFDGLKPLLRLLHSSYLPLILSAAACVRNVSIHPANESPIIDSGFLQPLIDLLSFDENEEVQCHAISTLRNLAASSERNKGAIVEAGAVERIKELVLTVPLTVQSEMTACVAVLALSDDLKPQLLEMGICEVLIPLTNSSSVEVQGNSAAALGNLSSKAAEDYAPFNAVWNKPDGGLHAYLVRFLSSADITFQHIAVWTIVQLLEAEDDQLTNNIRSSPILMSSIRQLATSPPPSRGGRDLTQGSEGDDDYEDDGLDGEGEGEIATLARRILDLTEDVGNGNEGSHFSHQPEASGGGGGASGGNVGSLGSEHAALRASVHRALSGGH, from the exons ATGGGTGGTGTAAGCAGTTGCT GCGGTCCAAGGCGAAAGAACAACTATGAGCCGTTGTTGCTTGAGAATGAGCGGGAGGCAGTAGCAGACTTACTTCAATACCTCGAAA ACCGAACGACTaccaatttcttctccggATCACCTTTAGCGGCTCTCACGACACTCTCCTTCTCTGACAATGTAGACCTGCAACGATCCGCGGCACTGGCGTTTGCGGAAATCACAGAAAAGGAGGTCAGGGAGGTCGGAAGGGATACATTGGATCCTGTTTTATATCTGTTGACTTCGCACGATCACGAAGTTCAACGAGCCGCCAGTGCTGCACTGGGTAATCTGGCCGTCAACG CTGAAAACAAGCTGCTCATCGTTTCGCTTGGTGGATTGGAACCGTTGATCCGACAGATGTTATCGTCGAATGTGGAGGTGCAATGCAATGCTGTGGGCTGTATAACTAATTTGGCGACTCACG ATGAGAACAAGACCCAAATTGCCAAGTCGGGCGCCTTGATCCCTTTGACTAGATTAGCCAAATCAAAGGATATGAGAGTACAGAGGAATGCTACTGGAGCTTTGCTGAACATGACACAttcag ATGAGAACCGTCAACAACTCGTTTCGGCCGGTGCTATACCtgttctcgtcagcttactcaactcacctgatacCGATGTGCAATATTACTGCACAACCGCCTTGAGCAACattgctgttgatg GCACGAATCGCAAACGATTAGCATCATCTGAACCGAAGTTGGTACAGAGTCTCGTCCAATTGATGGACAGTCAGAGTCTGAAGGTTCAATGTCAAGCTGCTTTGGCACTTCGAAATCTCGCTAGTGACG AGAAATATCAACTGGAGATAGTCAAGTTCGACGGTCTCAAACCACTTCTGCGCCTACTTCACTCATCATATCTTCCACTGATCCTTTCTGCCGCCGCATGTGTACGAAATGTGTCGATTCACCCTGCCAACGAATCTCCCATCATCGACTCTGGATTCTTACAACCGTTGATCGATTTATTATCGTTTGACGAAAACGAGGAAGTCCAATGTCATGCTATTTCTACGTTACGCAATCTGGCAGCTTCCAGTGAAAGGAACAAGGGGGCTATCGTCGAGGCGGGTGCGGTCGAGCGTATCAAGGAGTTGGTCCTCACTGTGCCGCTAACTGTGCAGAGTGAGATGACTGCTTGTGTGGCCGTTCTGGCTCTCAGTG ACGATCTCAAACCTCAATTACTCGAGATGGGTATCTGTGAAGTGCTCATTCCCCTCACCAACTCATCGAGCGTTGAGGTGCAGGGTAACTCTGCTGCAGCACTGGGTAACCTGTCATCTAAAG CTGCCGAGGACTATGCACCCTTCAATGCTGTATGGAACAAGCCCGACGGTGGATTGCACGCATACCTGGTCAGGTTCTTGAGCAGCGCCGACATAACGTTCCAACATATTGCTGTATGG ACGATCGTCCAGCTtctcgaagccgaagatgacCAATTAACAAATAACATCCGCTCATCGCCCATCCTCATGTCTTCTATCCGCCAACTCGCTACTTCCCCGCCGCCTTCAAGGGGCGGCAGAGACCTGACGCAAGGGTCAGAAGGAGACGATGATTACGAGGATGATGGACTGGACGgggaaggtgaaggagagaTAGCTACCCTCGCCCGAAGGATTTTGGATTTGACTGAAGATGTGGGCAACGGGAATGAGGGATCGCATTTCTCCCATCAGCCTGAAGCGTCAGGAGGTGGGGGTGGGGCAAGTGGGGGAAATGTGGGTAGTCTGGGGAGTGAACATGCTGCGTTGAGAGCTAGTGTTCATCGAGCGTTAAGCGGGGGTCATTAG